CCCTGGCCGCTACGCTCGGGCTTTACTGCTTCCGTCGGGAACTGCGTGAACTCGACTGACTAAGTCATTGGGTTGCGATACAAGAAGAGTGGGATCGCGCGTTGCGCCACTGGTTCGGATGCCCGTCGCGTGACGCCGCCGAAACCCCGCGCCTGGCAGCGGCTACTTCCGCTTCAATACCTTTTTGACCGCCTCGACGATGAACGGCGCGGTCAGGCCGTACTTGTTCATGAGCTGATCGGGCGTGCCCGACTCCGCGTAGGTGTTCTGGATGCCGACGAACTCCATGGGCACTGGGTGGGACTTGGCCACCGAGCGCGCCACCTGGGAGCCCAGGCCGCCGTCGAGCAGGTGCTCCTCGGCGGTGACGATGGCGCCGCACTCGCGCGCCGCTTTGGCCACAGCCTCGTCGTCGAGCGGCTTGATGGTGTGCATGTCCACCACGCGCGCCGAGATCCCTTCCTCTTCCAACTGCGCCTGCGCCTGCAAGGCGTATCCGACCTCGAAGCCGCAGGCCACGATGGCGACATCGCGCCCAGCGCCGTGCACCTTGGCCTTGCCGATCTCGAAGGTGTCATTGGGGCCGTAGATGATCGGCGCCTTCGCCCGGCCGGTGCGCATATACACCGGGCCTTGCCATTCGGCCATGCGATGCACCAAGGCGCGCGCCGAGAACTCGTCGGCGGGGTGCAGCACGACGAACCCGGCCAGGCCGCACATCAGCGCGAAATCCTCCACCGACTGCTGGCTCGGGCCGTCCTCGCCGATGGAGATGCCGCCGTGGGAGCCGACGAACTTCGCGTTCACCCGAGGATACGCTACGCACATGCGCAGCTGGTCGTAACCCTTGTCGCAGAGGAAGACGGCGAATGAAGAGGCGAACGGGATCTTTCCCGCCAGGGCCAGGCCGCTGGCGATGCCCACCATGTCGGCCTCGGCGATGCCGCAGGTGTAGAAGCGGTCGGGGAACTTCTCCTGGAACTTGGCGCTGAAGGTGGACTTCGCCAGGTCGGCGTCCAGGGCGACAATGTTCGGGTTCTTCGCGCCCAGTTCGGCGAGCGCCTGGCCGTAGGCCTCGCGCGTCGCCACGCCCATCTTCAGCTCGAATTTTGAGGTCGTCGCTTTCATCGCAGCGCTGGCTTCCAAATCGCCCCCTTAGTTGGATGCTCCCGCGAGTTGTTTCCCGGCCGCTTCCAGTTCCCGGACTGCGGCTTCCACTTCTTCCGGCTTGGGCGCCACCCCGTGCCATTTGATGTT
The Terriglobales bacterium DNA segment above includes these coding regions:
- a CDS encoding transketolase C-terminal domain-containing protein; its protein translation is MKATTSKFELKMGVATREAYGQALAELGAKNPNIVALDADLAKSTFSAKFQEKFPDRFYTCGIAEADMVGIASGLALAGKIPFASSFAVFLCDKGYDQLRMCVAYPRVNAKFVGSHGGISIGEDGPSQQSVEDFALMCGLAGFVVLHPADEFSARALVHRMAEWQGPVYMRTGRAKAPIIYGPNDTFEIGKAKVHGAGRDVAIVACGFEVGYALQAQAQLEEEGISARVVDMHTIKPLDDEAVAKAARECGAIVTAEEHLLDGGLGSQVARSVAKSHPVPMEFVGIQNTYAESGTPDQLMNKYGLTAPFIVEAVKKVLKRK